The Malus sylvestris chromosome 12, drMalSylv7.2, whole genome shotgun sequence genome contains a region encoding:
- the LOC126593390 gene encoding uncharacterized protein LOC126593390, whose translation MANQLVASSSLPPSWRYDVFLSFRGEDTRTNFTGHLYKALVLKKIKTFIDDDLPRGEEISPTLLKAIEDSRISVVILSKNYADSRWCLEELVKIHQCRESKQQIIYPVFYKVDPSHVRNQTGCYGAAFIDHERKFEDKEMVDRWRKALKKVANLTGYRVKEQDNEAEKIDDIVKCILNPPRVLDEIKQQQILALRSNNNKKYLRYIRQRIENLDGLVQFSEEDVKSEYAKFQIEPADSGDGGLVHIKCCFNNRYLRRANHRQFWIVAGAYEPLEDRSHWSCTLFKPVVVHSNNKAVFRQLIHVQLGNLVTPFTANDFHQCLYAGSTTTNRHDDMDVYTFVDLEQLVLTRSVALISNYNKKYLRYIRQGIQNLDELVQLSEEDVKSEYAKFQMEPADSGDGGLVHIKCCFNNKYLRRANNHRYWIVAGADEPEEDTKHWSCTLFKPVAVHSDNKAVCRLLHVQLRHFVTSFTVSDFKECLIARSNTPDLHDNKDVYTVIDLEPLVLPRSLALKSNNNKKYLRYIRQGIQNLDELVQLSEEDVKSEYAKFQIEPADSGYGGLVHIKCCFNKKYLRRANDHQYWIVAGADEPEEDTKHWSCTLFEPVVVHSDNKAVFRLLHVQLGHFVTSFTVSDFKECLFARSNTPDLLDDMDVYTVIDLELLVLPRSLALKSNNNKKYLCYIHQGIQNLDELVQLSEEDVKSEYAKFQIEPADSGYGGLVHIKCCFNNKYLRRANDHRYWIVAGADEPEEDTKHWSCTLFKPVAVHSDNKAVFRLLHVQLRHFVTSFTVSDFKECLFARSNTPDLHDNKDVYTVIDLEPLVLPRSLALKSNNNKKYLRYIHQGIQNLEELVQLSEEDVKSEYAKFQIEPADSGYGGLVHIKCCFNNKYLRRADDHQYWIVAGAYEPEEDKKHWSCTLFEPVVVHSDNKAVIRLIHVQLGRFMRSFTVNDFNLCLFAERNTPNLHNDMDVYTVVDLEPLPLPRSFALISNNNKKYLRYIRQRIKKLDEIVQLSEEDVKSNHAKFQMEPADSGYGGLVHIKCCVNNKYLRRVNDHQYLIVAGANEPEEDKKHWSCTLFEPVVVHSDNKAVFRLFHVQLERFVTSFTVSDFKECLFARSNTPDPHNKDVYTVIDLEPLVLPRSLALKSNNNKKYLRYICQRIKKLDEIVQLSEEDVKSEYAKFQIEPADSGCGGLVHIKCCFNNKYLRRANDHLYWIVAGADEPEEDKKHWSCTLFQPVVVHSDNKAVFRLLHVQLGHFVKSFTGNDFNQCLFAGSKTPNLHDDMDVYTVVDLEPLVLPSPFVLKSNNNNRCLRYMLDQENNFHQILQFSAQDRTSEFAQFHVERANSRDHQNNHYVHIKCLYNNKYLRRMEMDKYNPLILAAADNRDENTERWTCTLFKPESVRPTGNNHNNVLCRLRHVATGLYTKPFVDNRFELRLGEENPDPQEVDVYTAIRTHT comes from the exons ATGGCCAATCAACTTGTggcttcttcttccttgcctccttcatggagatatgatgtgtttttgagttttagagGAGAGGATACACGCACCAATTTTACAGGTCATTTATACAAGGCTTTGGTTCTTAAGAAAATCAAGACCTTCATTGATGACGATCTTCCAAGAGGAGAAGAAATATCACCAACGCTCCTCAAAGCTATTGAAGATTCAAGAATTTCTGTTGTCATATTGTCTAAAAACTATGCAGATTCAAGGTGGTGTTTGGAAGAGCTCGTCAAGATCCATCAATGTAGAGAATCAAAGCAACAAATAATTTATCCAGTTTTTTACAAGGTGGATCCGTCCCATGTACGAAATCAAACGGGTTGTTATGGTGCCGCCTTTATAGACCATGAGAGAAAATTCGAAGACAAGGAGATGGTGGATAGGTGGAGGAAAGCTCTTAAAAAAGTAGCAAATTTGACAGGATATCGTGTCAAGGAGCAAGA CAACGAAGCTGAAAAAATCGACGACATTGTTAAGTGTATCTTAAACCCACCCCGAGTACTTGATGAGATCAAACAACAACAAATACTTGCGCTGAgatcaaacaacaacaaaaaatacttGCGCTACATACGTCAACGTATCGAGAATCTTGATGGGCTTGTCCAATTCTCGGAAGAGGATGTTAAGAGCGAGTACGCAAAGTTCCAAATAGAGCCGGCAGACAGCGGTGACGGAGGACTCGTGCATATCAAATGCTGTTTCAACAACAGGTACTTGAGAAGGGCGAACCACAGGCAGTTTTGGATTGTAGCTGGGGCTTACGAGCCATTGGAAGATAGAAGTCATTGGTCCTGCACATTGTTCAAGCCTGTGGTTGTCCATTCAAACAACAAGGCAGTCTTCCGCCAATTAATCCACGTGCAACTCGGGAACTTAGTGACACCATTCACTGCTAACGACTTCCACCAATGCCTCtatgcagggagcaccaccaCCAACCGCCACGACGACATGGATGTGTACACATTCGTCGACTTGGAACAGCTCGTACTAACAAGGTCTGTTGCGCTGATATCAAACTACAACAAAAAATACTTGCGCTACATACGTCAAGGTATCCAGAATCTTGATGAGCTTGTCCAACTCTCCGAAGAGGATGTTAAGAGCGAGTACGCAAAGTTCCAAATGGAGCCGGCAGACAGCGGAGACGGAGGACTCGTGCATATCAAATGTTGTTTCAACAACAAGTACTTGAGAAGGGCGAACAATCACCGGTACTGGATTGTAGCTGGAGCTGACGAACCAGAGGAAGATACAAAACATTGGTCCTGCACATTGTTCAAGCCTGTGGCTGTCCATTCAGACAACAAGGCAGTCTGCCGATTACTCCACGTGCAACTCAGGCATTTTGTGACGTCATTCACTGTTTCCGACTTCAAGGAGTGCCTCATTGCACGGAGCAACACCCCCGACCTCCACGACAACAAGGACGTGTACACAGTCATCGACTTGGAACCGCTTGTACTACCAAGGTCTTTAGCGCTGaaatcaaacaacaacaaaaaatacttGCGCTACATACGTCAAGGTATCCAGAATCTTGATGAGCTTGTCCAACTCTCCGAAGAGGATGTTAAGAGCGAGTACGCAAAGTTCCAAATAGAGCCGGCAGACAGCGGTTACGGAGGACTCGTGCATATCAAATGCTGTTTCAACAAGAAGTACTTGAGAAGGGCGAACGATCACCAGTACTGGATTGTAGCTGGAGCTGACGAACCAGAGGAAGATACAAAACATTGGTCCTGCACATTGTTCGAGCCTGTGGTTGTCCATTCAGACAACAAGGCAGTCTTCCGATTACTCCACGTGCAACTCGGGCACTTTGTGACGTCATTCACCGTTTCCGACTTCAAGGAGTGCCTCTTTGCACGGAGCAACACCCCCGACCTCCTCGACGACATGGATGTGTACACAGTCATCGACTTGGAACTGCTTGTACTACCAAGGTCTTTAGCGCTGaaatcaaacaacaacaaaaaatacttGTGCTACATACATCAAGGTATCCAGAATCTTGATGAGCTTGTCCAACTCTCCGAAGAGGATGTTAAGAGCGAGTACGCAAAGTTCCAAATAGAGCCGGCAGACAGCGGTTACGGAGGACTCGTGCATATCAAATGCTGTTTCAACAACAAGTACTTGAGAAGGGCGAACGATCACCGGTACTGGATTGTAGCTGGAGCTGACGAACCAGAGGAAGATACAAAACATTGGTCCTGCACATTGTTCAAGCCTGTGGCTGTCCATTCAGACAACAAGGCAGTCTTCCGATTACTCCACGTGCAACTCAGGCACTTTGTGACGTCATTCACTGTTTCCGACTTCAAGGAGTGCCTCTTTGCACGGAGCAACACCCCCGACCTCCACGACAACAAGGACGTGTACACAGTCATCGACTTGGAACCGCTTGTACTACCAAGGTCTTTAGCGCTGaaatcaaacaacaacaaaaaatacttGCGCTACATACATCAAGGTATCCAGAATCTTGAGGAGCTTGTCCAACTCTCCGAAGAGGATGTTAAGAGCGAGTACGCAAAGTTCCAAATAGAGCCGGCAGACAGCGGTTACGGAGGACTCGTGCATATCAAATGCTGTTTCAACAACAAGTACTTGAGAAGGGCGGACGATCACCAGTACTGGATTGTAGCTGGAGCTTACGAACCAGAGGAAGATAAAAAACATTGGTCCTGCACATTGTTCGAGCCTGTGGTTGTCCATTCAGACAACAAGGCAGTCATCCGATTGATCCACGTGCAACTCGGGCGCTTTATGAGGTCATTCACTGTTAACGACTTCAACCTGTGCCTCTTCGCAGAGAGAAACACCCCCAACCTCCACAACGACATGGATGTGTACACAGTCGTCGACTTGGAACCGCTTCCTCTACCAAGGTCTTTTGCGCTGAtatcaaacaacaacaaaaaatacttGCGTTACATACGTCAACGTATCAAGAAGCTTGATGAGATTGTCCAGCTCTCCGAAGAGGATGTTAAGAGCAATCACGCAAAGTTCCAAATGGAGCCGGCTGACAGCGGTTACGGAGGACTCGTGCATATCAAATGCTGTGTCAACAACAAGTACTTGAGAAGGGTGAACGATCACCAGTACTTGATTGTAGCTGGAGCTAACGAACCAGAGGAGGATAAAAAACATTGGTCCTGCACATTGTTCGAACCTGTGGTTGTCCATTCAGACAACAAGGCAGTCTTCCGATTATTCCACGTGCAACTCGAGCGCTTTGTGACGTCATTCACTGTTTCCGACTTCAAGGAGTGCCTCTTTGCACGGAGCAACACCCCCGACCCCCACAACAAGGACGTGTACACAGTCATCGACTTGGAACCGCTTGTACTACCAAGGTCTTTAGCCCTGaaatcaaacaacaacaaaaaatacttGCGCTACATATGTCAACGTATCAAGAAGCTTGATGAGATTGTCCAGCTCTCCGAAGAGGATGTTAAGAGCGAGTACGCAAAGTTCCAAATAGAGCCGGCAGACAGCGGTTGCGGAGGACTCGTGCATATCAAATGCTGTTTCAACAACAAGTACTTGAGAAGGGCGAACGATCACCTGTACTGGATTGTAGCTGGAGCTGACGAACCAGAGGAAGATAAAAAACATTGGTCCTGCACATTGTTCCAGCCTGTGGTTGTCCATTCAGACAACAAGGCAGTCTTCCGATTACTCCACGTGCAACTTGGGCACTTTGTGAAGTCATTCACTGGTAACGACTTCAACCAGTGCCTCTTTGCAGGGAGCAAGACCCCCAACCTCCACGACGACATGGATGTGTACACAGTCGTCGACTTGGAACCGCTTGTACTACCAAGCCCTTTTGTGCTGaaatcaaacaacaacaacaggtGCTTGCGCTACATGCTTGATCAAGAAAACAACTTTCATCAGATTCTCCAATTCTCCGCACAGGATCGTACGAGCGAGTTCGCACAGTTTCATGTGGAGCGGGCAAATAGTAGGGACCACCAAAATAATCATTACGTTCATATCAAATGCTTGTACAACAACAAATACTTGAGAAGGATGGAGATGGACAAATACAATCCATTGATCCTTGCTGCGGCTGACAATCGAGACGAAAACACAGAAAGATGGACTTGCACATTGTTCAAGCCTGAGAGTGTCAGACCAACCGGCAACAACCACAACAACGTGCTCTGCCGACTACGCCATGTGGCAACTGGCCTCTATA